A portion of the Ardenticatenales bacterium genome contains these proteins:
- the cas2 gene encoding CRISPR-associated endonuclease Cas2, with protein MYLIAYDIPNDRRRTKVHKILCGYGQWTQFSMFECFLNDKELITLRHQLDQILKPDQDNVRIYHICQTCQAKTTTIGSPPPAENKVYLF; from the coding sequence ATGTACCTGATCGCTTACGACATCCCCAACGACCGCCGCCGTACCAAAGTCCACAAAATCCTTTGTGGCTACGGCCAATGGACCCAATTCAGCATGTTCGAATGCTTCCTCAACGACAAAGAACTCATCACCCTGCGTCACCAACTTGACCAAATCCTCAAACCAGACCAAGACAACGTCCGCATCTACCACATATGCCAAACCTGCCAGGCCAAAACAACAACCATTGGCAGTCCCCCCCCCGCCGAAAATAAGGTATACTTGTTCTGA
- a CDS encoding AbrB/MazE/SpoVT family DNA-binding domain-containing protein: protein MMTVVAAKVSTRYQVVIPKEVRELLHIQPEDTVLFLIDGEQVYLRPRPRSFTEMLRGLHRQVWADDAAAWLEEERAAWE, encoded by the coding sequence ATGATGACGGTTGTTGCGGCAAAAGTAAGTACCCGGTATCAGGTGGTTATTCCCAAAGAGGTGCGAGAGTTGTTGCATATCCAACCGGAAGACACGGTTTTGTTTCTGATTGATGGCGAGCAGGTCTATCTGCGGCCACGGCCACGAAGTTTTACGGAGATGTTGCGCGGTCTGCATCGGCAGGTTTGGGCGGATGATGCGGCGGCATGGTTGGAAGAGGAACGGGCGGCATGGGAGTAG
- a CDS encoding zinc ribbon domain-containing protein, translating to MPMYDYRCQNCRRRARLFFSYAEYDSAEPVCPHCQSNRMLRIIGRVALGKSEESRFDALADDSVMAGLDEEDPRALGQFMRKMSREMGEDLGDEFHEVVDRLEKGQSPDEIESSMPDLAGTESSFAGDDF from the coding sequence ATGCCAATGTATGACTACCGCTGCCAGAATTGTCGCCGTCGCGCGCGCTTGTTTTTCTCCTACGCGGAATATGACTCAGCGGAGCCTGTTTGCCCGCACTGCCAGAGCAATCGGATGTTGCGCATCATTGGCCGGGTGGCGTTGGGCAAGTCGGAGGAAAGTCGTTTTGACGCGCTGGCGGACGACAGCGTGATGGCCGGGTTGGATGAGGAAGACCCACGGGCGCTGGGCCAGTTTATGCGCAAGATGAGCCGGGAAATGGGCGAAGACCTGGGGGATGAGTTTCACGAGGTGGTGGACCGCCTGGAAAAAGGGCAGTCGCCCGATGAGATTGAGTCGTCTATGCCGGACCTGGCGGGCACGGAGTCGTCGTTTGCGGGGGATGATTTTTAG
- a CDS encoding dTMP kinase, with translation MFITFEGPEGGGKTTQIGLLGAFLREQGWQVLPTREPGGTRIGDQIRDCLHDVRNTGMMPQTELLLYSASRAQIVHEVIRPALNAGILVLCDRFFDSTLAYQGYGRGLDLPTLRQITHFATGGLIPDLTILFDIDVASGLARRTQGGEEMNRLDLEALTFHQRVRHGFHTLAAAEPQRWVVLDAQRDPQVVQSDLRRIIAARLPKNHPPQTTTPCPPGPA, from the coding sequence ATGTTTATTACGTTTGAGGGGCCGGAAGGCGGAGGGAAAACAACACAGATCGGTTTGTTGGGGGCGTTTTTACGGGAGCAGGGGTGGCAGGTGTTGCCGACGCGGGAACCGGGGGGAACGCGCATCGGCGATCAGATTCGGGATTGTTTGCATGATGTGCGCAATACGGGGATGATGCCGCAGACGGAACTGCTGCTATATTCGGCGTCGCGGGCGCAGATTGTGCATGAGGTGATTCGTCCGGCGTTGAATGCCGGCATTCTCGTCCTCTGCGATCGCTTCTTTGACAGCACCCTCGCCTACCAGGGTTACGGGCGCGGCTTGGACCTGCCCACCCTGCGCCAGATCACCCACTTCGCCACCGGCGGCCTCATCCCCGACCTGACCATCCTCTTCGACATAGACGTCGCATCAGGATTGGCCCGCCGCACCCAGGGTGGCGAAGAAATGAACCGCCTGGACCTGGAAGCCCTCACCTTTCACCAGCGCGTGCGGCACGGCTTTCATACGCTGGCAGCCGCCGAACCGCAACGATGGGTCGTCCTGGACGCCCAGCGCGACCCTCAGGTCGTCCAATCCGACCTACGTCGTATCATCGCAGCCCGGCTGCCTAAAAATCATCCCCCGCAAACGACGACTCCGTGCCCGCCAGGTCCGGCATAG
- the cas1d gene encoding type I-D CRISPR-associated endonuclease Cas1 — MATLYLTQPQSLVKKEGDTLIVHLPATDDKPKSKIRVPLRKVERVVVQGNTTLTSPAIAALMEQHAEITFLNQYGRFQGHLTPAFSKNGQLRLAQSHAHTDPHRSHHFVQAFIHGKIHNMRTMLLRANRKRQHPDLAQAAAGMKQIMQTVTQLPPDPHMPDPAQPQANSAYGQLQGYEGQATALYFNSFAHLLNTPELFRGRTRRPPRDPVNALLSYGYTILLHQVTSAICTVGLDPYIGYLHSSQYGKPALALDLMEEFRPLIVDSVVLTLFNTKAIQPKDFIEEFGAYRLRDHGRRTFLTRLEARFDETITHPTFNYKTTYRRGLELQARLLAKTLQQEIPAYPPFTVR, encoded by the coding sequence ATGGCAACCCTCTACCTCACCCAACCCCAAAGCCTCGTCAAAAAAGAAGGCGATACCCTCATCGTCCACCTGCCCGCCACCGATGACAAACCCAAAAGCAAAATTCGCGTTCCCTTGCGCAAAGTCGAACGCGTCGTCGTCCAGGGCAACACCACCCTCACCAGCCCCGCCATCGCCGCCCTCATGGAACAACACGCCGAAATCACCTTCCTCAACCAATATGGCCGCTTCCAGGGACACCTCACCCCCGCCTTCAGCAAAAACGGCCAACTCCGCCTCGCCCAAAGCCACGCCCACACCGACCCCCACCGCAGTCATCACTTCGTCCAGGCCTTCATCCACGGCAAAATCCACAACATGCGCACCATGCTCCTCCGCGCCAACCGCAAACGCCAACACCCCGACCTCGCCCAGGCCGCTGCCGGCATGAAACAAATCATGCAAACCGTCACCCAACTCCCCCCCGACCCCCACATGCCCGATCCCGCCCAACCCCAGGCCAACTCCGCCTACGGTCAACTACAAGGCTACGAAGGCCAGGCCACCGCCCTCTACTTCAACAGCTTCGCCCACCTCCTCAACACCCCCGAACTCTTCCGCGGACGCACCCGCCGCCCCCCCCGCGACCCCGTCAACGCCCTCCTCAGCTATGGCTACACCATCCTCCTCCACCAGGTCACATCCGCCATCTGCACCGTCGGCCTCGACCCCTACATCGGCTACCTCCACAGCAGCCAATACGGCAAACCCGCCCTCGCCCTCGACCTCATGGAAGAGTTCCGCCCCCTCATCGTCGATTCCGTCGTCCTCACCCTCTTCAACACCAAAGCCATCCAGCCCAAAGACTTCATCGAAGAGTTTGGCGCCTACCGCCTCCGCGACCACGGACGCCGCACCTTCCTCACCCGCCTCGAAGCCCGCTTCGACGAAACCATCACCCATCCCACCTTCAACTACAAAACCACCTACCGCCGCGGCCTCGAACTCCAAGCCCGCCTCCTCGCCAAAACCCTCCAACAAGAAATTCCCGCCTACCCCCCCTTCACCGTCAGATAA
- a CDS encoding PIN domain-containing protein, whose product MGVAELQEAIRGRRLVLLDTMVWIYLLDAHPRYADLAAVVLRGVEEGGNAGIISSITLAELLTAPARAGDERALRDYELYLAHFPNLTIAPCDAATARQAARVRAQTGLRLPDAIVLATGHLAGADVVVSNDKRWEGKTGDMAFLLLETFLE is encoded by the coding sequence ATGGGAGTAGCGGAATTGCAGGAGGCGATTCGGGGACGCCGCCTGGTGTTGCTGGACACCATGGTGTGGATTTATCTGTTGGATGCTCATCCGCGCTATGCTGATCTGGCGGCCGTGGTGTTGCGTGGGGTGGAGGAGGGGGGGAATGCCGGCATCATCAGCAGCATCACGTTGGCGGAACTGTTGACGGCTCCGGCCAGAGCAGGGGACGAACGAGCGCTGCGCGACTACGAACTGTATCTGGCACATTTTCCGAACCTTACTATCGCGCCTTGCGACGCCGCCACTGCCCGGCAAGCGGCGCGAGTACGGGCGCAAACCGGGCTGCGGCTGCCAGACGCGATTGTGTTGGCGACAGGCCATCTTGCCGGCGCGGACGTGGTGGTGAGCAATGACAAGCGGTGGGAAGGGAAAACGGGAGACATGGCTTTTTTGCTGCTGGAGACGTTCCTCGAATAG
- the cas6 gene encoding CRISPR-associated endoribonuclease Cas6: protein MHSPSSIAAPDLYALVIRLSAGISTTLRATQGHLAHGAFLNILRHADPDLAHDLHADAKRKPFTISPLQGFGHGRNGQLRFKAGQEGWLRITLLDAHLFHTFIQNFLQPAQPATINLRQIPFHINEILSSPGSHPQAGYNSFEHLFSHWSEKPLTPADRFITLDFCSPTAFSRRGRAFRAMHVLPDPYFVFGELARYWDHYTENDTMEAARAFANECVVVARHEIATHMYDFGRDRKQVGFAGTVTFEIKEKNEPAFIRHLNRLADLAFYTGIGYKTTMGMGQVVRRYEV from the coding sequence ATGCATTCACCATCTTCCATTGCCGCGCCTGACCTTTATGCGTTAGTGATTCGCTTGAGTGCCGGCATTTCCACCACCCTCCGCGCCACACAAGGCCACCTCGCCCACGGCGCCTTCCTCAATATCCTCCGCCACGCCGACCCTGACCTCGCCCACGACCTCCACGCCGACGCCAAACGCAAACCCTTCACCATCTCCCCCCTACAAGGCTTTGGCCATGGCCGAAATGGACAACTGCGCTTCAAAGCAGGCCAGGAAGGATGGCTGCGCATCACCCTGCTCGACGCCCACCTGTTCCACACCTTCATCCAAAACTTCCTCCAACCTGCGCAGCCGGCCACCATCAACCTGCGGCAAATCCCCTTCCACATCAACGAAATCCTCAGCAGCCCAGGCAGTCATCCCCAGGCCGGCTACAACAGCTTCGAACACCTCTTCTCCCACTGGTCCGAGAAACCCCTCACGCCCGCCGACCGCTTCATCACCCTGGACTTCTGCTCCCCCACCGCCTTTAGCCGTCGCGGGCGCGCCTTTCGCGCCATGCACGTCCTACCAGACCCCTACTTCGTCTTCGGCGAACTGGCCCGCTACTGGGACCACTACACCGAAAATGACACCATGGAAGCCGCCCGCGCCTTTGCCAATGAATGCGTCGTCGTCGCCCGACACGAAATCGCCACCCATATGTATGATTTTGGACGCGATAGGAAGCAGGTCGGTTTTGCCGGCACAGTCACCTTCGAGATCAAAGAAAAAAACGAACCCGCCTTCATCCGCCACCTCAACCGCCTTGCTGACCTCGCCTTCTACACCGGCATCGGCTACAAAACAACAATGGGCATGGGGCAGGTGGTAAGGAGGTATGAGGTATGA
- the cas5d gene encoding type I-D CRISPR-associated protein Cas5/Csc1, with the protein MHVYLGTLTLHENLFYATREIGRLYETGRYLHNYALTYALELAVAPYFHREQVPRYAEQLTPLNARGIYVTPARGIAVSYVLNTFKYANNLYHVEMEKGRLNTPSFGRAKELAVESRFLFAVLSAREELTLPNWIRLGLWRSKARIEWEVAEASQREEESLEASLPMNPLDLPIERLTTFDLISMPPGSLLDHVRLTSKWWFAETERGKYVFPVGLSYVFPESMRS; encoded by the coding sequence ATGCACGTTTACCTGGGAACGCTGACCTTGCATGAGAATTTATTCTATGCGACCCGGGAAATCGGCCGTCTGTATGAAACAGGGCGCTATTTGCATAACTATGCGCTTACCTATGCCTTAGAACTGGCGGTAGCGCCCTATTTTCACAGAGAGCAAGTGCCACGCTATGCCGAGCAATTAACGCCTTTGAATGCGCGTGGCATTTACGTTACTCCAGCACGGGGTATAGCCGTTTCCTATGTCTTAAACACCTTCAAATACGCCAATAACCTTTATCATGTGGAGATGGAAAAAGGCAGATTGAATACGCCATCATTTGGCCGCGCCAAAGAACTTGCTGTCGAGAGTCGGTTTCTGTTTGCCGTGCTTTCAGCCCGGGAAGAGTTGACTTTGCCGAATTGGATTCGCCTGGGATTGTGGCGTAGTAAGGCTCGGATTGAGTGGGAAGTCGCAGAAGCAAGTCAAAGGGAGGAGGAATCATTAGAAGCCAGCCTGCCAATGAATCCACTGGATTTACCAATTGAGCGGCTAACTACGTTCGATCTGATATCAATGCCACCAGGTAGCCTACTAGATCATGTACGACTTACAAGCAAATGGTGGTTTGCTGAGACAGAAAGGGGCAAATACGTTTTTCCCGTGGGTCTATCTTATGTATTCCCAGAGAGTATGCGCTCGTGA
- the cas4 gene encoding CRISPR-associated protein Cas4 gives MLPLSYLNQLTYCPRRFWYMYVQGEIAINAPMLEGIYQHQTRADQPGQETDDQGRAIHRRVWVWSERLEIAGIADFIEHTPHTNQPIPVEYKHGQKGQWDNDQIQLCAQALCLEEMLNTTIPHGEIFYYRSRRRITVPFTPTLRQQTETAIQQARALLQTNQTPLPTSDPRKCKHCSLQPICLPHEVQQLNKV, from the coding sequence ATGCTCCCCCTCTCTTACCTCAACCAACTCACCTATTGCCCTCGTCGCTTCTGGTACATGTACGTCCAGGGCGAAATCGCCATCAACGCCCCCATGCTCGAAGGCATATACCAGCACCAAACCCGCGCCGACCAGCCCGGTCAGGAAACCGACGACCAGGGTCGCGCCATCCACCGCCGTGTTTGGGTCTGGTCCGAGCGATTAGAAATTGCCGGCATCGCCGACTTCATCGAACACACCCCCCACACCAACCAACCCATCCCCGTCGAATACAAACACGGCCAAAAAGGACAATGGGACAACGACCAAATCCAACTCTGCGCCCAGGCCCTCTGCCTCGAAGAAATGCTCAACACCACCATCCCCCACGGCGAAATCTTCTACTACCGCTCCCGCCGCCGCATCACCGTTCCCTTCACCCCCACCCTCCGCCAACAAACCGAAACCGCCATCCAACAAGCCCGCGCCCTCCTCCAAACCAACCAAACACCCCTCCCCACCTCCGATCCCCGCAAATGCAAACACTGCTCCCTCCAACCCATCTGCCTCCCCCACGAAGTCCAACAACTAAACAAAGTATGA
- a CDS encoding AAA family ATPase — protein MSKEQAREELHALLAVLPAGVRDRIQEIDRDEELLEVVMDLGRQPTARYFDGEVVLRQGEVTQAEIGVVVEGIGDFDDDNRAGITRTLHRISGIRNRRGEVVGLTCRVGRAVYGTLDIIADIVAEGNSILLVGRPGVGKTTMLREMARVLSETKRVIIVDTSNEIGGDGDIPHPAVGRARRMQVPRPSHQHETMIEAVENHNPEVIIIDEIGREQEAKAARTINERGVQLIGTAHGNSLDNLLLNPTLSDLVGGIESVTLSDEEARRRGTQKTVLERRAPPTFNIMVEIQDRQRLLVHRSVADSVDAMLRRRPMNVELRFRDENGQIQVERQELLKDAPGLSPRTLSTAQGQRAQDAGKSSRRARQESSGNGSGRPQANFVASGDPPKSLRIFSYGVARNRIIQAGQSLGVRVELVDELSDADVLLTLKNYYRRRRRVISDAEQKRKPIYVLRANTVNQIENFLAEALSLEAAPQDPFERAISEAEKAINLIQSGRGSVDLSPAGSAIRRYQHQLARQANLVSHSYGKEPNRHVRIFNNARNEGTTPEQSSAM, from the coding sequence ATGTCTAAAGAACAAGCTAGAGAAGAATTGCACGCGCTGCTGGCGGTGCTGCCGGCAGGCGTGCGGGATCGAATCCAAGAAATCGACCGCGACGAGGAACTGCTTGAAGTGGTGATGGACCTCGGTCGCCAACCCACGGCTCGTTACTTTGATGGGGAGGTGGTGCTGCGCCAGGGGGAAGTGACGCAGGCGGAAATTGGCGTGGTGGTGGAGGGAATTGGGGATTTCGATGATGACAATCGTGCCGGCATTACCCGCACCCTCCATCGTATCTCCGGCATCCGCAACCGCCGCGGCGAAGTCGTCGGCCTCACCTGCCGCGTCGGACGCGCCGTCTACGGCACACTCGACATCATCGCCGACATCGTCGCCGAAGGCAACAGCATCCTCCTCGTCGGTCGCCCCGGCGTGGGCAAAACCACCATGCTGCGCGAAATGGCCCGCGTCCTCTCCGAAACCAAACGGGTCATCATCGTAGACACCTCCAACGAAATCGGCGGCGATGGCGACATCCCCCACCCCGCCGTGGGGCGCGCCCGCCGGATGCAGGTTCCCCGCCCGTCCCACCAGCACGAGACGATGATCGAGGCAGTGGAAAACCACAACCCCGAAGTAATCATCATCGACGAAATCGGGCGCGAGCAGGAAGCCAAAGCCGCGCGCACCATCAACGAACGCGGCGTGCAACTCATCGGCACGGCCCACGGCAACAGCCTGGACAACCTGCTCCTCAACCCCACCCTCTCCGATCTGGTCGGCGGCATCGAAAGCGTCACCCTCTCCGACGAGGAAGCCCGCCGCCGCGGCACGCAAAAAACGGTCCTGGAACGGCGCGCACCACCTACTTTTAACATCATGGTGGAAATCCAGGACCGACAGCGACTGCTGGTGCATCGCAGCGTGGCCGACTCCGTGGATGCCATGTTGCGCCGCCGCCCCATGAATGTGGAACTACGCTTCCGCGATGAAAACGGCCAGATTCAGGTGGAGCGGCAAGAACTGCTGAAGGATGCGCCCGGCCTCTCGCCCCGTACTCTCTCCACCGCACAAGGGCAGCGCGCACAAGATGCCGGCAAATCGTCACGACGCGCACGCCAGGAAAGCAGCGGCAACGGCAGCGGGCGGCCCCAGGCGAATTTCGTAGCCAGCGGGGATCCGCCCAAATCATTGCGCATCTTCTCCTACGGCGTGGCGCGTAACCGCATCATCCAGGCGGGGCAATCACTGGGCGTGCGCGTCGAACTGGTGGACGAACTCAGCGACGCGGATGTGCTGCTGACGCTGAAGAATTACTACCGGCGGCGGCGGCGCGTGATCAGCGACGCGGAACAGAAGCGGAAACCGATTTACGTTCTGCGAGCCAATACGGTCAACCAGATCGAGAATTTTCTGGCGGAGGCGCTGAGCCTGGAGGCAGCGCCTCAGGACCCTTTTGAGCGAGCGATCTCCGAGGCGGAGAAGGCAATCAACCTGATTCAGTCGGGACGCGGCAGCGTGGACTTGAGTCCCGCCGGCTCCGCCATTCGTCGCTACCAACACCAACTGGCGCGCCAGGCGAACCTGGTTTCGCACAGCTACGGCAAGGAACCAAATCGGCACGTGCGCATTTTCAACAATGCGCGCAACGAAGGCACAACCCCGGAACAGAGCAGCGCCATGTAA
- a CDS encoding four helix bundle protein has protein sequence MSEPRTSLTEALRERTKQYALRIIRLYGSLPATTEADVIGRQLLRSGTSIGANYREAYRARSAGEYVAKLGICLQELDESGYWLELLADAGIFSPDKLAPLQDETNQLIALLTTIVKKRKKERYEV, from the coding sequence ATGAGTGAGCCAAGAACTTCGTTGACGGAGGCGTTGCGAGAGCGGACGAAGCAGTACGCGCTGAGGATTATACGGCTTTATGGTAGTCTGCCTGCGACAACTGAAGCCGACGTCATTGGCCGTCAGTTATTGCGTTCCGGCACATCTATTGGCGCAAATTACCGCGAAGCCTATCGCGCCCGCTCCGCCGGCGAATACGTCGCCAAACTGGGAATTTGTCTTCAAGAACTCGATGAAAGTGGCTACTGGCTGGAATTGCTGGCGGATGCCGGCATCTTCTCCCCAGACAAACTAGCCCCTCTCCAAGATGAAACCAACCAACTCATCGCCCTCCTCACCACCATCGTCAAAAAAAGGAAAAAGGAAAGGTATGAAGTATGA
- the cas7d gene encoding type I-D CRISPR-associated protein Cas7/Csc2, with translation MTLNTDWFPKAVPSKPSGHYAHIIVLRETTSYAIFQTDGELNTARVSSGLVDPKPMTRLTIFKRKQTTPERLTGRELLRRYEFLSSEPYDEKKKAGMDGNGRLICDYNVQFCNQCPDCITYGFAIGDSGSEKSKVITDTAYSLTDYASSHESFTLNAPYEGGTMSRAGQVTSRINEADHVKPQVLFPTVITIRDATVALFEYVVNNVIRTKHYGAQTTRTGGIANHILAIALTDGEIFSNLKFCQKLHDQMVDAIQPPAPVNVSLAREKAVSLIPTLLQEDGVTLDQLLTGEALTNWLATFTGRLSDANSMRQLLQTAFADSSRYYETYIKSSRK, from the coding sequence ATGACCCTGAATACCGATTGGTTCCCCAAAGCTGTCCCTAGTAAGCCATCTGGCCATTATGCACACATCATTGTGCTGCGTGAAACGACGTCCTACGCCATTTTCCAAACGGATGGCGAACTGAATACGGCTCGCGTCAGCAGCGGGCTGGTTGACCCCAAACCGATGACCCGTCTCACCATTTTCAAGCGGAAGCAAACAACCCCGGAACGCTTGACCGGTCGAGAACTACTACGCCGTTACGAGTTTCTCAGCAGCGAACCATATGACGAGAAGAAAAAAGCGGGCATGGATGGAAACGGACGTCTCATTTGTGATTACAACGTCCAATTCTGTAATCAGTGCCCCGACTGTATTACTTACGGCTTTGCCATTGGCGATTCCGGCTCGGAAAAGTCCAAAGTTATTACCGACACGGCCTATAGCCTGACTGATTACGCTTCATCCCATGAATCTTTCACCCTTAACGCGCCGTATGAAGGCGGCACGATGAGCCGGGCGGGACAGGTTACTAGCCGCATTAACGAAGCAGATCACGTAAAACCACAGGTCTTGTTTCCTACGGTTATCACCATTCGTGATGCTACGGTCGCTCTTTTTGAGTACGTCGTTAACAACGTCATTCGCACCAAACATTATGGCGCGCAAACCACGCGCACCGGTGGGATTGCCAACCATATCCTGGCAATAGCCCTGACCGACGGCGAGATCTTCTCCAATCTCAAGTTCTGCCAGAAGCTCCATGACCAGATGGTTGATGCGATTCAGCCGCCCGCCCCGGTGAATGTGTCCCTTGCCAGAGAAAAAGCAGTATCGTTGATTCCCACGCTGTTGCAAGAAGATGGCGTAACCCTTGATCAACTTCTGACTGGAGAAGCTCTGACAAATTGGTTGGCGACGTTTACCGGGCGGCTGTCCGATGCTAATTCCATGCGACAATTGTTGCAAACAGCTTTTGCGGACAGTTCCCGGTATTACGAGACGTATATCAAATCATCGCGGAAATGA